A stretch of Shinella zoogloeoides DNA encodes these proteins:
- a CDS encoding response regulator — MTAAGAPCDDASHLLVVDDDTRIRDLLNRYLKAEGFRVTVAGDADEARRKLRGLDFDLIVMDVMMPGESGISLTKSLREIRPVPILMLTALAESKARIEGLEAGADDYLSKPFEPRELVLRINNILKRNAAPVTPKIEQVMFGPYTFSLVRKELKRGSDLIRLTDREQEIMLLFAQRAGETIPRHELIGEETEVGERTIDVQINRLRRKIEDDPSNPVWLQTVRGIGYRLSVEQG, encoded by the coding sequence ATGACCGCAGCCGGCGCGCCCTGCGACGACGCATCCCATCTTCTCGTTGTCGATGACGACACCCGTATCCGCGACCTGCTCAACCGCTACCTGAAGGCCGAGGGCTTCCGCGTGACCGTGGCGGGGGATGCGGACGAGGCCCGGCGTAAGCTGCGCGGCCTCGATTTCGATCTCATCGTCATGGACGTGATGATGCCCGGCGAAAGCGGGATTTCGCTGACGAAGAGCCTGCGCGAGATCCGCCCCGTGCCGATCCTGATGCTGACGGCGCTCGCCGAATCCAAGGCGCGCATCGAGGGGCTGGAGGCCGGCGCGGACGATTATCTCTCAAAACCCTTCGAGCCGCGCGAACTGGTGCTGCGCATCAACAATATCCTCAAGCGCAACGCGGCCCCCGTCACGCCGAAGATCGAGCAGGTCATGTTCGGCCCCTATACCTTCTCCCTCGTGCGCAAGGAACTGAAACGCGGCAGCGATCTCATCCGCCTCACCGACCGCGAGCAGGAGATCATGCTGCTCTTCGCCCAGCGCGCGGGCGAGACGATCCCGCGCCACGAGCTGATCGGCGAGGAGACGGAGGTCGGCGAGCGGACCATCGATGTGCAGATCAACCGCCTGCGCCGCAAGATCGAGGACGACCCGTCCAATCCGGTCTGGCTGCAGACGGTGCGCGGCATCGGCTACCGCCTCAGCGTGGAACAGGGCTGA
- a CDS encoding ATP-binding protein — protein MTSLQTLRRDIERAPLAGWKRFTRWLRHRMPTGLYARSLLIIIIPMVLLQAVVAFVFMERHWQLVTQRLSMAVTRDIAAIIDLIETYPQDGDYSEIVRIARERLELIVSIEPGTELPPPRSKPFFNILDEILSEEIVRQIRRPFWIDTVGESNLVEVRILLDNKVLRVYARRSQAYASNTHIFLLWMIGASLVLITISILFLRGQIRPILALAQAAESFGKGQKMPENFAPRGADEVRRAGLAFILMRERIERQMEQRTAMLTGVSHDLRTILTRFKLQLALAGDNPDLQGLNKDVEDMQSMLEGYLSFARGDAEEDVGELRLSDLFERFELEAELQNRAFTSAIEGADEVMVRPNAFGRLVGNLVSNAMRYAKSVHVDARHRAKWLTITVDDDGPGIPERSRDDVFKPFFRLDAARNLDASGTGLGLAIARDIARSHGGDVTLSDSPMGGLRATIRVPA, from the coding sequence ATGACCAGCCTTCAGACCCTCCGGCGGGATATCGAACGCGCGCCGCTGGCCGGCTGGAAACGCTTCACGCGCTGGCTGCGGCACCGGATGCCGACGGGCCTCTATGCCCGCTCGCTGCTCATCATCATCATCCCGATGGTGCTGCTCCAGGCGGTCGTCGCCTTCGTCTTCATGGAGCGCCACTGGCAGCTCGTCACGCAGCGCCTGTCCATGGCCGTCACGCGCGACATCGCGGCGATCATCGACCTCATCGAGACCTATCCGCAGGACGGCGACTATTCCGAGATCGTCCGCATCGCCCGCGAACGGCTGGAGCTGATCGTCTCAATCGAGCCGGGCACGGAACTGCCCCCGCCGCGCAGCAAACCCTTCTTCAACATTCTCGACGAGATTCTCAGCGAGGAGATCGTCCGCCAGATCCGCCGGCCGTTCTGGATCGACACCGTCGGCGAGAGCAACCTCGTCGAGGTCCGCATCCTGCTCGACAACAAGGTGCTGCGGGTCTACGCCCGGCGCAGCCAGGCCTACGCCTCCAACACGCATATCTTCCTGCTCTGGATGATCGGCGCGTCCCTCGTGCTCATCACCATCTCCATCCTGTTCCTGCGCGGGCAGATCCGGCCGATCCTGGCGCTGGCGCAGGCTGCCGAGAGCTTCGGCAAGGGCCAGAAGATGCCGGAGAATTTCGCGCCGCGCGGCGCGGACGAGGTACGCCGCGCCGGCCTCGCCTTCATCCTCATGCGCGAGCGCATCGAGCGGCAGATGGAGCAGCGCACCGCCATGCTGACCGGCGTCAGCCACGACCTGCGCACCATCCTTACCCGCTTCAAGCTCCAGCTTGCGCTGGCCGGCGACAACCCGGACCTGCAGGGCCTCAACAAGGATGTCGAGGACATGCAGAGCATGCTGGAAGGCTACCTTTCCTTCGCCCGGGGCGATGCGGAAGAGGATGTCGGCGAATTGCGGCTGTCCGATCTCTTCGAACGGTTCGAGCTGGAGGCCGAGTTGCAGAACCGCGCCTTCACCAGCGCCATCGAAGGCGCGGACGAGGTGATGGTGCGCCCGAACGCCTTCGGCCGCCTCGTCGGCAACCTCGTGTCGAATGCGATGCGCTATGCCAAAAGCGTGCATGTGGACGCGCGCCACCGGGCCAAATGGCTGACGATCACGGTGGACGACGACGGCCCCGGCATTCCCGAACGCTCGCGCGACGATGTCTTCAAGCCATTCTTCCGGCTCGACGCGGCGCGCAACCTCGATGCCTCCGGCACCGGCCTCGGCCTTGCCATCGCGCGCGACATCGCCCGCAGCCATGGCGGCGACGTCACGCTTTCGGACAGTCCGATGGGTGGCCTTCGGGCGACGATCCGCGTTCCCGCGTGA
- a CDS encoding tRNA-binding protein has translation MTETITYADFERVDIRVGTIVEALPFPEARKPAYKLQIDFGPEIGIKKSSAQITVHYTPESLVGRQVLAVVNFPPRQIGPVRSEVLTLGFEDETGAIVLAGVDHLVPNGKKMC, from the coding sequence ATGACCGAGACCATCACCTACGCCGATTTCGAACGTGTCGACATCCGTGTCGGCACCATCGTCGAGGCGCTTCCCTTCCCGGAAGCGCGCAAGCCGGCCTACAAGCTGCAGATCGATTTCGGGCCGGAGATTGGCATCAAGAAGTCGTCGGCGCAGATCACGGTGCACTATACGCCGGAAAGCCTCGTCGGACGGCAGGTGCTTGCCGTCGTCAACTTCCCGCCGCGCCAGATCGGTCCGGTTCGCTCGGAAGTGCTGACGCTCGGCTTCGAGGACGAGACCGGCGCCATCGTGCTGGCTGGCGTCGATCATCTGGTGCCGAACGGCAAGAAGATGTGCTGA